The following are encoded together in the Bacteroidales bacterium MB20-C3-3 genome:
- a CDS encoding ATP-binding cassette domain-containing protein codes for MPTELFKPIIEITNADIVKEESLIISDLNISINKGEIVYLVGRVGSGKTSVIKTIIGEIPLKRGEAKIAGFNLAKLPANKIHLLRRKIGVVFQDFQLLTDRSVYDNLKFVLQSTGWRDRATMDSVIKARLESVGMQLKAHKMPHQLSGGEQQRVAIARALLNNPEIILADEPTGNLDSETASEIMNLLMKIHREEEPAIVIVTHNRSIVKRYPGRVLLCENLTCSEIEAIQEIDISRLMEDDF; via the coding sequence ATGCCTACAGAGCTTTTTAAACCAATTATAGAGATAACAAATGCAGATATTGTCAAGGAGGAGAGTCTGATTATATCAGATCTCAATATTTCAATAAACAAGGGAGAGATTGTGTACCTGGTTGGTCGTGTAGGCAGTGGTAAAACCTCTGTCATTAAAACAATCATAGGTGAGATTCCCCTGAAGAGGGGGGAGGCAAAAATTGCGGGGTTTAATCTTGCAAAACTCCCGGCAAACAAAATCCACCTTTTAAGAAGAAAGATAGGTGTTGTTTTTCAGGATTTTCAGCTTCTCACAGACAGAAGTGTATATGATAATTTGAAATTTGTATTACAATCTACCGGTTGGAGGGATAGGGCAACAATGGATTCTGTTATTAAAGCAAGGCTTGAAAGTGTTGGTATGCAGCTTAAAGCGCATAAAATGCCACATCAACTCTCAGGAGGCGAGCAGCAGAGGGTTGCCATTGCAAGGGCGTTGCTCAATAATCCAGAGATCATTCTGGCCGATGAACCCACAGGTAATCTTGACTCGGAAACAGCATCTGAGATAATGAACCTTTTAATGAAGATTCACAGGGAGGAGGAGCCGGCTATTGTTATAGTAACTCACAACAGATCAATTGTAAAAAGATACCCCGGCCGGGTTCTGCTTTGTGAAAACCTTACTTGTTCAGAGATTGAGGCTATTCAGGAGATTGATATCTCCAGATTGATGGAGGACGATTTTTGA
- the nth gene encoding endonuclease III encodes MNRRERYSKVLGWFKENVPVAETELKYDSPFGLIVAVILSAQCTDKRVNLVTPDLLKAYPDADTMAKATPEDILPYISSVTFPNNKSRHLAAMARELAVRFNSVVPDDPEELQRLPGVGRKTANVIASVIYGKPFIAVDTHVFRVSRRLGLSSGDDVLKVEMDLTKNIPAEQRAIAHHWLILHGRYICTARKPKCTGCGLSAFCKYYEDTAL; translated from the coding sequence ATGAACAGAAGGGAGCGATATTCAAAAGTTCTTGGGTGGTTTAAGGAGAATGTTCCTGTGGCAGAGACGGAGCTAAAATATGATTCTCCTTTTGGCCTGATAGTGGCTGTTATTCTATCGGCACAATGTACCGACAAAAGGGTTAACCTTGTGACACCGGACCTTCTTAAAGCATATCCTGATGCCGATACTATGGCAAAAGCCACGCCTGAGGATATTCTCCCATATATTTCATCAGTTACTTTTCCAAATAATAAAAGCAGGCATCTTGCAGCTATGGCGAGAGAGCTGGCAGTAAGATTTAATTCTGTGGTTCCGGATGATCCTGAGGAGCTGCAAAGACTCCCCGGGGTCGGCAGAAAAACGGCAAATGTTATAGCCTCTGTAATATACGGTAAACCTTTTATTGCTGTGGATACGCATGTCTTCAGAGTATCGAGGAGGTTAGGCCTCTCGTCCGGAGATGATGTTTTGAAGGTTGAAATGGATTTGACAAAAAATATCCCTGCTGAGCAGAGAGCAATTGCTCACCATTGGCTGATTCTTCATGGCAGGTATATATGTACAGCCAGAAAACCAAAATGCACCGGCTGCGGGCTCAGTGCATTTTGTAAATATTATGAAGATACAGCTTTATGA
- the pyk gene encoding pyruvate kinase has product MIQKKTKIVCTISDRNCSPEFIESLYKEGMNVVRINSAHTTLQSSLEIVNNTRKVSDKIAILIDTKGPEIRLTEMNPPEGFKVKKGDIVYFADDINGISGNYLLYTNYSGFVKDIPVGASVLIDDGEIKLVVEEKKNGKLKCVVDNDGTIKGKKSINVPNVSTKLASITQKDHDFIVWAVENDLDFVAHSFVRSKSDLDEINGIIKKHKGHLKVIAKIENKEGVDNIDEIIDNCYGVMVARGDLGVEIEAEKIPVIQREIICKCHSRHKPVIIATQLLHTMIDNPRPTRAEVNDIASAIFQSTDAIMLSGETANGKYPVESVRTMKTIAMEIEQHMAPCTDLKVGSVTWPTAEVLARSLVYATTQLPIKHIVIDTMTGRTGRYVSALRPKVPIHAKCYKPNVMRELALSFGVYSYFVSLVPSKDDFVKESAQKLLADKMVTKSDMIGVLAGSFGVQAGASFIEVSTIENMIS; this is encoded by the coding sequence ATGATTCAAAAGAAAACAAAGATTGTTTGTACTATCTCAGACAGAAACTGCAGCCCTGAGTTTATTGAATCTCTGTACAAAGAGGGGATGAATGTGGTAAGAATAAACTCAGCCCACACTACTTTGCAATCATCATTAGAGATTGTTAACAACACCAGAAAGGTATCAGATAAAATAGCTATTTTAATTGACACAAAGGGTCCTGAAATCAGACTCACTGAAATGAATCCCCCTGAAGGATTCAAGGTAAAAAAGGGTGATATTGTCTATTTCGCGGACGACATTAACGGAATATCAGGAAACTACCTGTTGTACACAAATTACTCCGGCTTTGTCAAGGATATACCTGTTGGAGCAAGTGTTCTTATAGATGATGGTGAGATTAAGCTTGTTGTAGAGGAGAAAAAGAACGGCAAGTTAAAATGTGTGGTTGATAATGATGGTACAATCAAAGGGAAGAAAAGTATTAATGTACCTAATGTTTCAACCAAATTAGCCTCAATTACTCAAAAGGATCATGATTTCATTGTATGGGCTGTTGAAAATGACCTGGACTTTGTAGCTCACTCATTTGTAAGATCCAAATCAGATCTGGATGAGATAAACGGAATAATTAAAAAACACAAAGGGCACCTTAAGGTTATAGCCAAGATTGAAAATAAAGAGGGGGTAGATAATATTGATGAAATTATTGATAATTGTTACGGAGTAATGGTTGCCAGAGGAGATCTTGGTGTTGAAATTGAGGCAGAAAAAATACCTGTTATACAGAGAGAGATTATTTGCAAATGCCACTCCAGGCACAAACCTGTAATTATTGCAACCCAGCTTCTCCATACTATGATTGACAACCCAAGACCAACAAGGGCAGAGGTAAACGACATAGCCAGTGCAATATTTCAAAGTACAGACGCAATAATGCTTAGCGGCGAAACAGCAAACGGTAAATACCCGGTTGAGTCTGTAAGAACTATGAAAACCATTGCGATGGAGATAGAGCAGCATATGGCTCCCTGCACTGATCTTAAAGTAGGCAGCGTTACATGGCCAACAGCCGAGGTGCTTGCAAGGTCACTTGTATATGCCACAACTCAATTACCGATTAAACATATTGTAATTGACACAATGACAGGCAGAACAGGAAGATATGTATCAGCTCTAAGACCTAAAGTTCCTATCCATGCTAAATGCTACAAACCAAATGTAATGAGGGAACTTGCACTCTCTTTTGGGGTATACAGCTATTTTGTATCCCTTGTACCATCAAAAGATGACTTTGTAAAAGAGTCTGCACAAAAACTACTTGCAGACAAAATGGTAACTAAGTCCGATATGATTGGTGTCCTTGCCGGCAGCTTTGGAGTGCAAGCAGGTGCATCATTTATTGAAGTAAGCACTATTGAGAATATGATCTCATAA
- the xerD gene encoding site-specific tyrosine recombinase XerD: MKSERDSGLLREFISYLRLERSMSKNTIISYSSDLENFFTFCLNKNFNLLNNEGDTELLIASYLESRVADGISKRSQARVISSLRAFFKFLEMEGKTESNPTERIDSPKIGRHIPVVLSVNEIERIISSVDLSAPEGHRNRAIIEVLYSCGLRVSELVSLKISDLFLEESFLRVTGKGDKQRLIPIGDPASDALNLYFSVRRLGKISKGSEDVVFLNRRGGKLSREMIFIMLRKQAEAAGIDKEISPHTFRHSFASHLVENGADLRIVQQMLGHSSILTTEIYTHINSERWREGILKAHPRR, translated from the coding sequence TTGAAAAGCGAAAGAGATAGCGGTTTACTAAGGGAGTTCATCTCATATTTAAGGCTTGAGAGATCAATGTCTAAAAACACTATTATATCATACTCCTCTGATCTTGAAAATTTTTTCACCTTCTGTTTAAATAAAAATTTTAATTTACTGAATAATGAGGGTGATACAGAGTTATTAATAGCATCTTATCTTGAATCAAGAGTGGCGGATGGTATATCAAAAAGATCTCAGGCAAGAGTAATCAGCTCTTTACGCGCCTTTTTTAAATTTCTTGAGATGGAGGGCAAAACAGAGAGCAATCCTACAGAGCGGATTGATTCACCAAAAATTGGAAGACATATACCTGTTGTTTTGTCTGTAAATGAGATTGAAAGAATTATCTCATCAGTAGACCTTTCTGCTCCTGAGGGACATAGAAACAGAGCAATAATAGAGGTTTTATACTCATGTGGCTTACGGGTAAGTGAACTGGTTTCGTTAAAAATTTCTGACCTTTTTCTGGAGGAGTCATTTTTAAGAGTAACAGGAAAAGGGGATAAACAGAGATTGATTCCAATAGGGGATCCCGCTTCCGATGCACTTAATCTCTATTTTTCTGTCAGGAGGCTCGGCAAAATATCTAAAGGGAGTGAGGATGTTGTTTTTCTTAACAGAAGAGGTGGAAAACTTTCAAGAGAGATGATATTTATTATGCTTAGAAAGCAGGCTGAAGCCGCTGGTATTGATAAAGAGATTTCTCCGCACACTTTCAGACACTCCTTTGCATCTCATCTTGTTGAAAATGGAGCTGATCTTAGGATTGTACAGCAGATGCTGGGGCACTCAAGTATTCTAACTACTGAGATATATACACACATAAATAGCGAGAGGTGGAGAGAGGGAATTTTAAAAGCACATCCCAGAAGATAG
- a CDS encoding TonB-dependent receptor, whose translation MRILTIFIAILMSLSSGSLFSKDTTSQRNIDSLIITTSRVLLKRTLVPNSVNIVNKSKLEASANSALLPSLGREVPGLFVTQKGVTGFGVSEGSAGVVNIRGIGQGNKVLLMMDGQPQFAGIFGHALPDVYVASDAERVEVVRGPGSLIYGSNAAAGVINVITHRQMEEGVSLRGRFMFGSYNTQKYLLNSGFSKGKFSGFVSLNHDRTDGHRENSDFRITNGFIKTAYNFSKTFKLLADFSVAKTNSQNPGRADKPIYDNIIDILRGNASISLENSNGDFTGALKGFYGFGDHYINDGYFTGEQPRSMMFKSIDHNYGLMLYQSYSGLKGTTVTVGLDYKNWGGRASNVPIPTSSAIEVELVNKSVSEFAAYIVAQQELFSILSINAGIRYENNSVFGGEWVPQAGANLNIFKGTTVKYIFSKGFRSPNIREMYMFPPQNPNLLPERFFNNEISILQNFWGGRLTAEAAVFLITGENLIQFAIVDGKPRNINSGRVNNRGFELELRGRVTENFEISSNYSFLSMKNPVLAAPERMFNANIHYSPGKFKLSAGIQSIKNLYLSIAPVLEMESYTLLNASVSYSDKIKRLGYTLFIKGDNLTGAKYSINPGFPMPGAMVFAGVNLDI comes from the coding sequence ATGCGTATACTGACAATTTTTATTGCCATTCTCATGTCACTCTCTTCCGGGAGTTTATTTTCTAAAGACACAACATCCCAAAGGAATATTGATTCTCTTATAATAACCACCTCCAGAGTTTTGTTAAAACGGACACTCGTTCCAAACTCTGTTAATATTGTAAATAAATCAAAACTGGAGGCTTCTGCTAACTCAGCACTACTCCCCTCACTTGGAAGAGAGGTTCCGGGTCTGTTTGTTACTCAAAAAGGTGTTACAGGTTTTGGAGTATCTGAAGGCTCTGCCGGTGTTGTTAATATCAGAGGAATTGGGCAGGGAAACAAAGTTCTTCTGATGATGGACGGACAACCTCAGTTTGCGGGGATTTTTGGTCACGCTCTGCCTGATGTATATGTTGCCTCTGATGCAGAGAGAGTAGAGGTAGTAAGAGGGCCAGGCTCTTTGATTTATGGATCAAATGCAGCAGCTGGCGTAATTAATGTAATTACTCACAGACAGATGGAGGAGGGAGTCTCATTAAGAGGCCGGTTTATGTTTGGCTCTTACAATACTCAGAAGTATCTCCTTAACAGTGGTTTTTCAAAGGGCAAATTCTCAGGTTTTGTATCGTTAAATCATGATAGAACTGATGGTCACAGGGAGAATTCTGATTTTAGAATAACTAATGGATTTATTAAGACTGCTTATAATTTTAGCAAAACTTTTAAGTTACTGGCAGATTTCTCTGTTGCCAAAACAAATTCACAGAATCCGGGAAGAGCAGACAAACCAATTTATGATAATATAATAGATATTCTCAGAGGAAATGCCTCAATTTCCCTAGAGAACTCAAACGGAGATTTTACCGGCGCTCTTAAGGGGTTTTATGGTTTTGGAGATCATTACATTAATGATGGATATTTTACCGGAGAGCAACCCAGGAGTATGATGTTTAAGTCTATTGATCATAATTACGGATTGATGCTCTATCAAAGCTATTCAGGATTAAAAGGCACAACCGTGACTGTTGGCCTGGATTACAAAAACTGGGGGGGAAGAGCCTCCAATGTCCCGATACCAACATCGTCTGCTATAGAGGTTGAGCTTGTAAACAAAAGTGTATCAGAATTTGCCGCATATATAGTTGCTCAGCAAGAGCTGTTTAGCATACTCTCAATTAATGCCGGAATAAGGTATGAGAATAATTCTGTATTTGGAGGTGAGTGGGTTCCTCAGGCGGGTGCTAATCTCAATATTTTTAAAGGCACCACTGTTAAGTATATTTTTTCTAAAGGGTTCAGAAGCCCTAATATAAGGGAGATGTATATGTTTCCTCCTCAAAATCCCAATCTGCTGCCGGAGAGATTTTTTAACAATGAAATATCTATACTTCAGAACTTTTGGGGTGGAAGATTGACTGCAGAGGCTGCTGTGTTTCTGATTACAGGAGAGAACTTGATACAGTTTGCAATTGTTGATGGAAAACCAAGAAATATTAATTCCGGGAGAGTAAACAACAGAGGTTTTGAATTAGAGTTAAGAGGCAGAGTAACTGAAAATTTTGAGATCTCCTCAAACTACTCCTTTTTAAGTATGAAGAATCCTGTTTTAGCTGCTCCGGAGAGGATGTTTAACGCGAATATTCATTATTCTCCCGGGAAGTTTAAACTCTCAGCAGGAATACAGAGTATCAAAAATCTCTATCTTTCAATTGCTCCTGTACTTGAGATGGAGAGCTATACTTTGTTAAATGCATCAGTCTCCTATAGTGATAAAATTAAAAGATTAGGCTACACACTGTTTATAAAAGGAGATAACCTTACAGGTGCAAAATATTCAATTAATCCGGGATTCCCTATGCCGGGAGCAATGGTGTTTGCAGGTGTGAACCTGGATATTTAG
- the guaA gene encoding glutamine-hydrolyzing GMP synthase, whose protein sequence is MTEKIIIVDFGSQFTQLIGRRLRELNVYCEIFPFNKIPQLDSDVKGVILSGSPFSVRDEMAPRVDLSLVKGTLPLLAVCYGAQYLAKHYGGDVNASVTREYGRAILNIDDPTCPLFSGIESGSQVWMSHGDTITRLPKGAIPVATTEDIATAAYRIEGEKTYAVQFHPEVYHTTNGLDILRNFAMNICGCTGSWTPASFIETTVNSLKSQLGNDRVILGLSGGVDSTVAAVLLNRAIGKNLYCIFVDNGLLRKDEFESVLDSYKHMGLNVIGVRAGERFMESLRGVSDPEKKRKAIGKTFIDVFDTESHKIENVSWLAQGTIYPDVIESVSVNGPSATIKSHHNVGGLPAYMKLKVVEPLKSLFKDEVRRVGRELGISHSLISRHPFPGPGLGIRVLGEINEEKLNILKEADYIFINSLKESELYDKVWQAAAILLPVKSVGVMGDERTYEYTIALRAVTSTDGMTADWVHLPYEFLAKVSNDIINKVKGVNRVVYDISSKPPATIEWE, encoded by the coding sequence ATGACAGAAAAAATCATTATCGTTGATTTCGGCTCACAGTTTACACAACTGATAGGCAGAAGATTAAGAGAACTAAATGTTTATTGTGAGATATTTCCTTTTAACAAAATTCCTCAACTGGATTCAGATGTTAAAGGTGTTATTTTGTCCGGAAGCCCTTTTTCGGTAAGAGATGAGATGGCTCCCCGGGTGGACCTGAGTTTGGTTAAGGGAACCCTGCCCCTCCTTGCAGTATGCTATGGTGCTCAATATCTGGCAAAACATTACGGAGGAGATGTAAATGCATCTGTAACAAGAGAGTATGGCAGAGCAATCCTGAATATTGACGATCCCACCTGCCCCCTTTTCAGTGGAATTGAATCCGGCTCTCAAGTCTGGATGTCACACGGCGACACAATCACCAGGTTGCCAAAAGGGGCAATACCTGTAGCCACAACAGAGGATATTGCAACAGCAGCATACAGAATAGAGGGAGAGAAGACATATGCAGTTCAGTTTCATCCGGAAGTTTATCATACAACAAACGGACTAGATATACTTAGAAATTTCGCAATGAATATTTGCGGATGTACCGGAAGCTGGACTCCGGCATCATTTATCGAAACAACCGTTAACAGCCTTAAATCACAACTGGGAAACGACAGAGTTATATTAGGCTTATCCGGAGGTGTAGACTCTACTGTTGCAGCAGTTCTTCTTAACAGAGCAATCGGGAAAAATTTGTATTGCATATTTGTAGATAACGGCCTTTTAAGAAAAGATGAATTTGAGTCAGTTCTTGATTCATATAAACATATGGGACTAAATGTCATTGGAGTCAGAGCTGGTGAAAGATTTATGGAGTCATTAAGAGGCGTTTCTGACCCAGAGAAGAAAAGAAAAGCAATAGGTAAGACATTTATTGATGTATTTGACACAGAATCACATAAAATAGAGAATGTAAGCTGGCTCGCTCAGGGGACAATTTATCCGGATGTAATAGAATCGGTATCAGTAAACGGCCCCTCAGCAACAATAAAATCTCACCACAATGTGGGCGGTCTCCCTGCTTATATGAAATTGAAAGTTGTAGAGCCCCTCAAGTCCCTGTTCAAAGACGAAGTAAGAAGGGTTGGAAGAGAACTTGGAATTTCACACTCTCTTATTTCAAGACACCCATTCCCCGGTCCTGGTCTAGGTATCAGAGTTTTGGGAGAAATAAATGAAGAGAAGCTTAATATACTTAAAGAGGCCGATTATATTTTCATAAACTCACTGAAAGAGAGCGAACTTTATGATAAAGTCTGGCAGGCAGCTGCAATTCTTCTTCCTGTAAAGAGTGTAGGCGTAATGGGAGATGAGAGGACTTACGAATATACAATAGCCCTCAGGGCTGTTACATCAACAGATGGAATGACAGCAGACTGGGTACACCTTCCTTATGAGTTTCTTGCAAAAGTTTCTAATGATATAATAAATAAGGTTAAAGGGGTAAACAGAGTTGTTTACGACATCTCTTCCAAGCCACCAGCTACAATTGAGTGGGAATAG
- the typA gene encoding translational GTPase TypA, whose product MQKIRNIAIIAHVDHGKTTLVDKMIQQAKIFRDSEKVVDLIMDNNDLERERGITILAKNVSVPYKDYKINIIDTPGHADFGGEVERVLNMADGVLLLVDAFEGTMPQTRFVLQKAIQMGKKPVVVINKVDKPNCRPDEVNEQVFDLMFSLDATEEQLDFKTIYGSAKQGWMSRDWRNPAQDITALLDTIIDEIPEPEELEGTPQMLISSLEYSPYVGRIAIGRLHRGILKAGMNLTLCKRDGVGMDKVRIKELMVFSGLEKAKVDFVKSGDLCAVVGIEGFEIGDTLADAEKPEALPPIAIDEPTMSMLFTINDSPFFGKEGKLVTSRHLKERLEKELEKNLALRVKDGQTADSFIVYGRGVLHLSVLIETMRREGFEVQVGQPKVLDKTINGLRCEPVEHLTIDLPEDMVGRAIEMVTRRKGSLLHMEHRGERVHLDFDIPSRGLIGLRSNLMTATQGEAVVSHRFKAYEPFKGEIEKRTNGSLIAIETGTAIAYSMDKLQDRGKFFIHPGDEIYAGQVIGENSRGDDMGVNLCKTKKLTNVRASGTDDKAVLTPPIIFSLEEALEYIQEDELVELTPKSIRLRKIYLDENERKRRKNQQ is encoded by the coding sequence ATGCAAAAAATACGAAACATAGCCATCATCGCACACGTCGATCATGGCAAAACCACATTGGTGGACAAGATGATACAGCAGGCAAAGATTTTCCGTGATTCGGAAAAAGTTGTCGACCTTATCATGGACAACAACGATCTTGAGAGAGAGCGAGGAATAACGATACTTGCAAAGAATGTATCAGTACCATACAAGGATTACAAAATTAATATTATTGACACTCCCGGGCACGCCGATTTTGGAGGTGAGGTAGAGAGAGTTCTCAATATGGCAGATGGAGTTCTTTTACTGGTTGACGCCTTTGAAGGGACAATGCCTCAGACAAGATTTGTACTTCAGAAGGCTATCCAGATGGGCAAGAAGCCTGTTGTGGTAATTAATAAAGTTGATAAACCTAATTGCAGACCGGATGAGGTTAATGAGCAGGTTTTTGACCTTATGTTCAGCCTGGATGCTACAGAGGAGCAACTTGATTTTAAAACAATTTATGGTAGTGCAAAACAGGGGTGGATGTCCAGGGACTGGCGAAATCCAGCCCAGGATATTACTGCACTTCTGGATACTATTATAGACGAAATTCCCGAACCGGAAGAGCTTGAGGGAACTCCTCAAATGCTTATTTCTTCACTTGAATACTCTCCCTATGTTGGCAGAATAGCTATCGGCAGACTTCACAGAGGTATTCTAAAGGCTGGTATGAACCTGACCCTTTGTAAAAGAGACGGAGTAGGGATGGATAAGGTTAGAATAAAAGAGCTGATGGTCTTTTCAGGGCTTGAAAAAGCTAAGGTAGACTTTGTTAAAAGTGGTGATTTGTGCGCTGTGGTTGGAATTGAAGGATTTGAAATAGGTGACACTCTTGCAGATGCTGAGAAACCTGAGGCACTTCCTCCTATTGCAATTGATGAGCCAACAATGAGTATGCTCTTTACAATAAATGATTCCCCATTTTTTGGGAAAGAGGGTAAACTTGTTACATCAAGACACCTAAAAGAGAGGCTTGAAAAGGAGCTGGAGAAAAATCTTGCTTTAAGAGTTAAAGATGGACAGACTGCTGATTCATTTATTGTTTACGGCAGAGGTGTTCTTCACCTTTCAGTTCTTATTGAGACAATGAGACGAGAAGGTTTTGAGGTTCAGGTTGGCCAGCCAAAGGTTCTGGATAAAACAATTAACGGACTCAGATGTGAACCTGTGGAGCATCTTACTATTGATCTTCCTGAAGATATGGTGGGCAGGGCAATAGAGATGGTTACAAGGAGAAAGGGTTCACTGCTTCACATGGAGCACAGGGGAGAGAGGGTTCATCTGGATTTTGATATTCCATCCAGAGGTTTGATAGGGTTGAGGAGCAATCTTATGACTGCTACTCAGGGAGAGGCTGTTGTTTCACACAGGTTTAAGGCGTACGAACCATTTAAGGGAGAAATTGAGAAGAGAACAAATGGTTCTCTTATAGCAATTGAGACGGGTACTGCAATTGCATACTCGATGGATAAACTCCAGGATAGAGGTAAGTTTTTTATTCATCCGGGAGATGAGATATATGCAGGCCAGGTTATTGGAGAGAATTCCCGCGGAGACGATATGGGGGTAAACCTCTGTAAAACTAAAAAGCTTACAAACGTTAGAGCTTCAGGAACAGATGACAAGGCAGTTTTAACACCACCAATCATATTTTCACTTGAAGAGGCGCTGGAATATATTCAGGAGGACGAACTGGTTGAATTAACACCAAAATCTATCAGACTTAGAAAGATATATCTTGATGAGAATGAGAGAAAGAGGAGAAAGAATCAACAATAG
- a CDS encoding DUF177 domain-containing protein translates to MSKAVHNDFLIPIKGLSTGKHNYNFTLDTPFFSQFDNSLVSEALLTAEIVLDKQPLWIGISGRIKGDVLTECDRCLDELRVPLDAEVKLIVKFSRTEGEEDSDEVMILEPGEAELDLEQFFYDYVCLSLPLQRVHPEGKCNGDMERKLKALSGSNKVKEADDYSPFGKLKDLLN, encoded by the coding sequence ATGAGTAAAGCAGTTCATAACGATTTTTTGATACCTATAAAGGGACTTTCAACCGGGAAACACAATTATAATTTCACGCTTGATACTCCGTTTTTTAGTCAATTTGACAACTCTCTGGTATCAGAGGCTCTTTTAACTGCAGAAATTGTGCTTGACAAACAACCTTTGTGGATAGGGATTTCGGGGAGAATAAAAGGAGATGTTTTAACTGAGTGCGACAGATGTCTTGATGAGCTTAGAGTCCCTTTAGATGCTGAAGTGAAGCTGATAGTTAAGTTTTCGCGTACAGAGGGAGAAGAGGATAGTGATGAGGTGATGATTCTGGAACCTGGCGAAGCAGAGCTTGATCTGGAACAGTTCTTTTACGATTATGTTTGTTTGAGTCTCCCTTTACAGAGAGTTCACCCTGAGGGTAAGTGTAATGGAGATATGGAGAGAAAACTAAAGGCTCTTTCAGGCAGTAATAAAGTAAAAGAGGCTGATGATTATTCACCTTTTGGTAAACTTAAAGATTTGTTGAATTAA
- the rpmF gene encoding 50S ribosomal protein L32, with amino-acid sequence MAHPKHRISKTRRDKRRTHYKAEVPTLGTCSNCGSAVLYHRVCPECGFYRGRLVMEKSNA; translated from the coding sequence ATGGCACATCCAAAACACAGAATTTCCAAGACACGCAGAGACAAGCGCAGAACTCACTATAAAGCTGAGGTGCCTACGCTGGGAACTTGTTCAAACTGTGGCTCCGCAGTACTTTATCACAGAGTATGCCCAGAGTGTGGCTTCTACAGAGGTCGTCTTGTAATGGAAAAATCAAACGCGTAA
- a CDS encoding beta-ketoacyl-ACP synthase III, giving the protein MSTKRAIITGIEAFLPEYILTNDELSTMVDTTDEWIMTRIGVKERRILKEDGLGTSYMGAEAVRKLLETTGTNPDDIDMVLCATVSPDMLFPATANIISDKVGITNAWGYDINAGCSGFLFSFATAAAFVQSGQAKKMILVTGERMSAMTDYTDRTTCPLFGDAAVAMLIEPSEDDSVGLYDQILRVDGIGRHYLYQKAGGSAFPPSPETLKNREHYIHQDGQTVFKYAVSRMADVSVEIMEKHSLKAEDIAYLIPHQANLRIIEATGKRMGLTPEKILINIEKYGNTAGTSIPLVLWESSKLFKKGDILVFSAFGAGFTWGSMLYKWAY; this is encoded by the coding sequence ATGAGTACCAAAAGAGCAATCATAACCGGAATTGAGGCTTTTCTGCCTGAATATATTCTTACAAATGATGAACTTTCCACAATGGTTGATACAACCGATGAGTGGATAATGACTCGGATTGGAGTAAAGGAGAGGAGAATACTCAAGGAGGATGGACTCGGTACTTCATATATGGGTGCTGAAGCTGTCAGAAAACTACTTGAAACAACAGGTACAAATCCGGATGATATTGATATGGTGCTTTGTGCAACCGTATCCCCTGATATGTTATTCCCTGCAACGGCTAATATCATTTCTGACAAAGTTGGTATTACAAATGCGTGGGGTTATGATATAAATGCAGGTTGTTCAGGTTTCCTCTTCTCATTTGCAACAGCGGCTGCCTTTGTTCAATCCGGACAAGCTAAAAAAATGATTTTGGTTACCGGTGAAAGGATGTCGGCAATGACCGATTATACAGACAGAACTACTTGCCCTCTGTTTGGAGATGCTGCAGTAGCAATGCTAATAGAGCCATCTGAGGATGATAGTGTAGGTCTGTACGATCAGATTTTGCGTGTAGATGGAATCGGAAGGCATTATCTCTACCAAAAGGCTGGAGGTTCTGCTTTTCCCCCTTCTCCGGAGACTCTTAAAAACAGAGAGCATTATATTCATCAGGATGGACAGACCGTCTTTAAGTATGCAGTAAGCAGAATGGCAGATGTCTCAGTTGAGATAATGGAGAAGCACTCTTTAAAAGCTGAAGATATTGCATACCTGATTCCTCACCAGGCTAACCTGAGAATAATTGAGGCTACAGGAAAAAGAATGGGGCTAACACCTGAGAAGATTTTGATTAATATTGAAAAATACGGAAATACTGCCGGAACTTCAATCCCGTTAGTCTTATGGGAGTCCAGTAAACTCTTTAAAAAGGGAGATATATTGGTATTTTCAGCCTTTGGAGCGGGATTTACCTGGGGCTCAATGCTCTATAAATGGGCTTATTAA